A window of Armatimonadota bacterium contains these coding sequences:
- a CDS encoding PD-(D/E)XK nuclease family protein has protein sequence MARRPTLSPTKLTTYLACPVKYYWTYVNPKGKWYLRSKSYFSFGTSLHSVLQRFHDSNDQGVTTTAEAVAALEESWIEAGYASQDHMMQSLAEGKQIVEMHVERSLREPVTAQTIVVEKLFRRDLGPFVLIGRVDRIDEHEDGTIEIIDYKSGRESVTESEVRDDLAMACYQLILQEHFPGRPVTASIIAVRTGQKATAQLSSDELTQFQLEVTELGEGILNREWVDVDPYFKERLCPHCDFVSLCRQTQTFSESP, from the coding sequence ATGGCTCGCAGACCCACCCTCAGCCCCACCAAACTGACGACCTACCTGGCCTGCCCGGTCAAATACTATTGGACTTACGTCAATCCCAAAGGCAAATGGTATTTGCGGTCCAAGAGCTACTTCAGCTTTGGCACAAGCCTCCACTCCGTCTTGCAGCGGTTCCATGATTCGAATGACCAAGGCGTGACCACAACCGCCGAAGCCGTTGCTGCTTTGGAAGAAAGCTGGATCGAAGCCGGATATGCCAGTCAGGATCACATGATGCAAAGCCTGGCCGAAGGCAAACAGATCGTCGAAATGCACGTTGAACGGTCTCTCCGGGAACCGGTCACCGCACAAACCATCGTCGTGGAAAAGTTGTTCCGCCGAGACCTTGGGCCATTCGTTCTCATTGGTCGTGTTGACCGCATCGACGAGCACGAAGACGGCACGATCGAGATTATCGATTACAAATCGGGCCGGGAATCGGTCACCGAATCCGAAGTCCGGGACGACCTGGCGATGGCGTGCTACCAACTCATCCTGCAGGAGCATTTCCCGGGCCGCCCGGTCACTGCCTCCATCATCGCCGTCCGGACGGGCCAAAAGGCCACCGCCCAACTCTCATCGGATGAACTCACCCAATTCCAGTTGGAGGTCACCGAACTCGGAGAGGGGATTTTGAACCGGGAATGGGTGGATGTTGACCCTTATTTCAAGGAAAGGCTTTGCCCCCATTGCGATTTTGTGAGCTTGTGCCGTCAAACCCAGACCTTCTCCGAGTCACCGTAA
- a CDS encoding PH domain-containing protein, with protein MPETVFNRLNPLTAVIELQRFIRRFALVIATGIYMVLNGGRRDEMSGELIAGAVGALVVIPALLRYFSYGYAVQEGKLLVRSGIFVKNLRTIPLDRIQNINVKRDWLHRILGLVELEIETAAGAKPEATISSLNEEQAHILQAQLLGQQARSYSRINRGEERLILYKPTLYELFLVGVSENRAGAMIAAVAGLSFFQPLLTKALESQSGSIKSSHLQGAEVFKFMILGILAFLVFGWLVSIIGTFVKYYGFELSERDGKLRRAYGLINHFENMIPVNRIQTVHIDQNLFQRWLGVCKMYAATAGGMAYESKGGEGEGSQQHTHSAPLLTPVLRDPMREHLLKSTLPKYDLNHPEYRPVSPKTVWRHLRSAIWPVLLVGGGLFGLATLFRRNVPDALKTAPLLAQPWLPFAVATLLAGLAIVAGVVYSRFMRWSESNHVIATRTGWFKTRWNFLPMPKIQLTEVTQNPAQRLFGLATARFSSAALAFKHTEIDDIPLDEAITLAHRTHLVAGETRDSLFDGF; from the coding sequence ATCGCCACAGGGATCTACATGGTCCTGAACGGCGGCCGCCGCGACGAAATGAGTGGGGAACTGATTGCCGGGGCAGTCGGTGCGCTCGTCGTGATCCCCGCGTTGCTCCGGTATTTCAGCTACGGGTATGCCGTGCAAGAGGGCAAATTGCTGGTGAGGTCCGGGATTTTCGTCAAGAACTTGCGCACCATCCCGCTCGACCGCATCCAAAACATCAACGTCAAGCGGGATTGGCTCCATCGGATCCTTGGACTCGTCGAATTGGAAATTGAAACCGCTGCCGGGGCCAAGCCCGAGGCGACAATCTCCTCGCTGAACGAAGAGCAGGCCCATATCCTGCAGGCCCAACTCCTTGGCCAGCAAGCCCGGAGCTACAGCCGGATCAACCGGGGCGAAGAACGGCTCATCCTCTACAAACCCACCCTCTACGAATTGTTCTTGGTGGGTGTGAGCGAAAACCGGGCCGGGGCAATGATTGCGGCCGTTGCGGGCCTGAGCTTTTTCCAACCCCTGCTCACCAAAGCGTTGGAATCCCAGTCGGGCTCGATCAAGTCCAGCCACTTGCAGGGGGCAGAGGTCTTCAAATTCATGATCTTGGGAATCCTCGCCTTCCTGGTCTTCGGCTGGCTGGTCTCGATCATTGGCACGTTCGTCAAGTATTACGGATTCGAGCTCAGCGAGCGGGATGGAAAGCTCAGGCGGGCCTATGGGCTAATCAACCATTTCGAAAACATGATCCCCGTCAACCGGATCCAAACCGTCCACATCGACCAGAACTTGTTCCAAAGATGGCTGGGGGTTTGCAAGATGTATGCGGCAACCGCCGGCGGGATGGCTTACGAATCTAAAGGCGGCGAGGGCGAGGGCAGCCAGCAACACACCCACAGCGCCCCCCTGCTAACCCCGGTCTTGCGAGACCCGATGCGGGAGCACCTGCTGAAATCCACTCTCCCCAAATACGACCTCAATCATCCCGAATATAGGCCGGTGAGCCCCAAAACGGTTTGGAGGCATTTGCGTTCGGCAATTTGGCCCGTTCTGCTCGTCGGCGGCGGACTCTTTGGCTTGGCCACCCTGTTTCGGCGCAATGTACCGGACGCCTTGAAAACCGCTCCGCTCCTGGCCCAGCCCTGGTTGCCGTTCGCTGTTGCTACGCTGCTGGCCGGCCTCGCCATAGTGGCGGGTGTTGTTTACTCTCGGTTTATGCGTTGGAGCGAGAGCAACCATGTCATCGCCACCAGAACCGGGTGGTTCAAAACCCGGTGGAACTTCCTTCCCATGCCAAAGATCCAGTTGACCGAAGTGACCCAGAACCCCGCCCAAAGGTTGTTTGGGCTGGCAACCGCCCGGTTCAGTTCGGCAGCTTTGGCCTTTAAGCACACAGAAATCGACGACATCCCCTTGGACGAGGCGATCACGCTCGCTCACCGCACCCACCTTGTCGCAGGCGAAACCCGCGACTCCCTCTTTGATGGGTTTTGA